From the Ralstonia wenshanensis genome, the window CGAGCGGCTCTCGCCGTTCTCCAAGCCCGACGCAAGCGGACGGCCGATCTATCGGCTCGTTCCCACCGCGCGCAAGCCGATCGCCTATCTGAGCTATACGCCCAATGCCTTTCTGGGGCGCATGGTGGATGTGCTGCTGGAAAACTCGCCGGTGGCGCCGCTGCTCGACAAGTGTTACGAAACCGACATGGCCGAGGCGCTCAAGGTGATGGCGCTGGCGGGACACGGCGTGGCGTTCCTGCCCGAGAGCGCAGTACGGGACGAAGTGGCAGCCGGGCGACTGGTACGCGCCGAAGGTAAGGGGGGCGGCACCTTGTCGATCGAGATGGAGATCCGGCTGTACCGCGAGCACCCGCAGAACGGCACGCACGATCGTCGGCACCCCCAATCCAAGCGCAAGCGCGAGCTGATCGACCAGCTTTGGAGCGTATTGTCGGCGTGATCGCGCTACTTGATATACCTGCGATGGTTATGCGTTGGATGCATAACCCGATGTAAAAACGGCATTGGATTTCGTTCTGGGCGGTCCCTAAGCTGGCGGGCATTTTGTGGGACTTGAAGGGCCTTACCGAGGCCCAAAAAAGGAAGACAGCCATGTCCAATGTCGCATCTCCGTCGACACTCCAGCACGCCATCCCGTCCTATCTGCCGGCCGACAATCTCGGCCCGTGGGGCATCTACCTGCAGCAGGTCGATCGGGTCACCCCCTATCTTGGCTCGCTCGCTCGTTGGGTTGAAACGCTCAAGCGCCCGAAGCGCGCGCTGATCGTCGACGTGCCCATCCAGATGGACGACGGCCGCATTGCCCACTTCGAGGGCTACCGCGTGCAGCACAACACGTCGCGCGGCCCGGGCAAGGGCGGCGTGCGTTTCCACCAGGACGTGACGCTGTCGGAAGTGATGGCGTTGTCTGCATGGATGTCGGTGAAGAACGCGGCCGTGAACGTGCCGTACGGCGGTGCCAAAGGCGGTATCCGCGTCGACCCGCGCAAGCTGTCTTCCGGTGAACTCGAGCGCCTGACCCGCCGCTACACCAGCGAGATCGGCATCATCATCGGCCCAAACAAGGACATTCCGGCGCCGGACGTGAACACCAACGCGCAGATCATGGCGTGGATGATGGACACGTATTCCATGAACGAAGGCTCCACCGCCACCGGCGTGGTGACCGGCAAGCCGATCGCACTGGGCGGCAGCCTGGGCCGTCGTGAAGCCACTGGCCGCGGCGTGTTCGTGGTGGGCAGCGAAGCCGCACGCAACCTTGGCATCGACGTCAAGGGCTCGCGCGTGGTGGTGCAAGGCTTCGGTAACGTGGGCAGCGTGGCCGCCAAGCTGTTCCACGACGCCGGCGCCAAGGTCATTGCTGTGCAAGACCACAAGGGCATCGTGTTCAACGGCAACGGCCTCGATGTCGACGCGCTCATCAAGCACGTTGACCACAACGGCAGCGTGGCCGGCTTTGCCGCAGAGACCGTCTCGCAAGACGACTTCTGGGCACTGGACTGCGAATTCCTGATCCCGGCCGCGCTGGAAGGCCAGATCACGGCGAAGAACGCGCCCCATATCAAGGCAAAGATTGTCGTGGAAGGTGCAAACGGCCCCACGACGCCCGAGGCCGACGACATCCTGCGCGACCGGGGCATCCTGGTCTGCCCGGACGTGATTGCCAACGCCGGCGGTGTGACGGTCAGCTATTTCGAATGGGTGCAGGATTTCTCGAGCTTCTTCTGGACCGAAGACGAGATCAACCAGCGCCTGGTACGGATCATGCAAGATGCCTTCCGTGGCGTCTGGCAAGTGGCGCAGGACAACAAGGTTACTCTGCGTACGGCGGCGTTCATCATCGCCTGTACGCGGATTCTGCAGGCCCGCCAAGAGCGCGGTCTGTACCCCTGATCGGCAACGCGCTGGTCAATACCGGCGCGGTGCCCCAACAGGGCGCTGCACTGGTCTATCGCGTTGCTGCCGATCAGGCGGCCATGCGCGACGGTTGAAGAAAGCCGGTGCTCATGGGACGAACCATAACGTTCCAAAGCACCGCACCATGAGAAGGGCGATGGCACCATCGTCGTCCTTCCCATCCTCAAGTCGGGTTCGTTAAGCGACAGAGAGCGCACATCGGGCGGGCTTTATTTCCCCTTGTTTTCCTTAGCAATTGGCGGTGATCCGCTCAAGCATCGGGCCTGCGTGCCGATGTTGCAGAGCGTTGCCGTGTTTGGCGCTGCGCGTCTTTTCCGGATTTTCGGAAAAGCACAACGTAAGGTATCCGGTTGCCTGGAAAACGCGGTTGCGGCAGGGTCCGCGCCAGAGGAAAAACTCCGTTGGATTCAACGATTTAGTGGCAACACCAATACTGTCGCCAAACGTTTTTTGGTACAGTCCCGTCTTTCTCTTTCATGGTCAAAAGGAGACTTTCATGAACCTCGCCAAGCTGGCAACCGTGGTTGCAGCCGTTGGTGTTGCCGTTGGTACATTCGGCAGCGCTGCCCACGCAGAAGAGCTGACTGGTACGCTCAAGAAGATCAAAGACACCGGCACCATCACGCTGGGCGTGCGCGATTCGTCGATTCCGTTCAGCTACAACGTCGGCGGTGTCCGCACGATCGGTTATTCGTACGACGTCGCCACCAAGATTGCCGAGGACGTGAAGAAGCAGCTCGGCATGAAGGATCTGAAGATCAACGAGATCCCGGTCACTTCGCAAAACCGCATCACGCTGCTGCAGAACGGCACCATCGATCTGGAGTGCGGCTCGACCACGAACAACCTCGAGCGCCAGAAGCAGGCATCGTTCACGAACACCATCTTCATCATCGGCACGCGCATCATGGTGAAGAAGGATTCGGGCATCACCGACTGGGCACAGCTCAAGGGCAAGAACGTCGTGACCACCGCCGGCACGACGTCGGAACGCCTGCTGCGCAAGATGAACGATGAAAAGCAGATGGGCATGAACATCATCAGCACGAAGGACCACGGCCAGTCGTTCCTGACGCTGGAATCGGGCCGCGCTGTTGCGTTCATGATGGACGACGCCCTCCTGTATGGCGAGCGCGCCAAGGCCAAGAACCCGGCTGACTGGGTGGTCGTGGCCAAGCCGCAATCGCGCGAAGCCTACGGCTGCATGGTTCGCAAGGACGACAAGCCGTTCAAGACTTTGGCTGACAAGACCATCGCCGGCATGATGAAGGACGGCTCGATCGCTGCCGAGTACAAGAAATGGTTCGAGCAGCCGGTTCCGCCCAAGGGCGTGAACATGGAGTTCCCGCTGTCGGACGACATGAAGGCGCTGATCAAGAACCCGAACGACAAGGCTCTTGACTGATCGGCTCCCTCAACGGGCCTGATACAAGCGTCACCGAAACGGAAGGCAAAGGCCGGTTAACAGGTCTTCACCCTTCCGTTTCTTTTTGAGGGAACCATCATGAATTACCACTGGAACTGGGGTGTCTTCTTTACGGAAGCCGCCCAGAATCAGACCTATCTCGACTGGCTGCTGGCGGGGTTGAAGACGACCGTCGTACTCGGCCTGTCTTCCTGGATCATCGCGCTCGTCATCGGCTCCGTGCTGGGCGTGCTGCGTACGGTGCCGAACAAGTGGCTGTCGGGCCTTGCCGCTGCGTACGTTGAGCTGTTCCGCAACATTCCGCTGATCGTGCAGCTCTTCATCTGGTACTTCGTCATGCCCGAACTCGTGCCGGGTGGCGACTACATCAAGCAGATGAACCCCAATACGGCGATGTTCCTGTGCGCGATGCTGTGTCTCGGTACCTTTACCGCGGCGCGTGTCTGCGAGCAGGTGCGCTCCGGTATCAATTCGCTTCCGCGCGGTCAACGCAACGCCGGCCTGGCCATGGGCTTCACGCTGGCGCAGACGTATCGCTACGTGATGCTGCCGATGTCGTTCCGGATCATCGTGCCGCCGCTCACGTCGGAGTTTCTGAATATCTTCAAGAACTCGGCCGTGGCATCGACCATCGGTTTGCTTGAGCTTGCCGCACAAGGCCGCCAACTGGTTGACTACACCGCGCAGCCGTACGAATCGTTCATCGCCGTGACGCTGATGTACATGCTGATCAACCTGACCGTAATGGGCCTGATGCGCTGGGTGGAAGCACGTTCCCGGCTGCCTGGCTTCATCGGTGGCAAGTAATCGGGCGAGGACTCTTCATGGCTTATCAATTCGATTTCTCGTCCATCAACGCCGACAACATGCGCGTGCTCGGCGAGGGGATGGTCCTCTCGCTCCAGATCACGGGCACGGCCATCTTGGTCGGCATTGTCTGGGGCACGCTGCTGGCGATGATGCGCCTCTCCGGCATCAAGCCGCTGCAGTGGTTCGGGCAGGCGTACGTGAACCTTTTCCGGTCCATCCCGCTGGTGATGGTGCTGTTGTGGTTTTTCCTGATCGTGCCGCAGTTGCTGCAGAAGATCTTCGATCTGTCGCCGGCAACCGACATGCGCATGACCTCCGCGCTGGTCGCTTTCGCGCTATTTGAAGCAGCGTATTACTCGGAGATCATCCGCGCCGGTATCCAGAGCGTGTCACGCGGGCAGATGTTCGCGGCCTATGCGATGGGCATGACGTACGGCCAGGCCATGCGTCTGGTGATCCTGCCGCAGGCATTCCGCAACATGATTCCGCTGCTGCTCACGCAGGCCATCGTGCTGTTCCAGGATACGTCGCTGGTGTATGTGAGCGCGCTGTCGGACTTCTTTACGCAGGCATACAACATCGGTGAGCGCGACGGCCGTATCGTCGAACTGCTGCTGTTTGCCGGCTTGTGCTATTTCGTGATCTGCTTCGGCGCCTCCGTGCTGGTGAAGCGACTTCAGAAGAAGGTGACCCAATGATCGAGATCAAGAACGTTTCCAAGTGGTACGGCAGCTTCCAGGTGCTGACCGACTGCACCACCAGCGTGAAGAAGAGCGAGGTGGTGGTGGTGTGCGGCCCGTCGGGTTCGGGCAAGTCCACGCTCATCAAGACCGTCAATGCGCTCGAGCCGTTCCAGAAGGGCGAGATCTTCGTTGACGGCACTTCGGTGGGCGCAAAGGGTACGAACCTGCCGAAGCTGCGCTCGCGCGTGGGCATGGTGTTCCAGAACTTCGAGCTGTTTCCGCACCTGTCGATTACCGAGAACCTGACGATCGCGCAGCAAAAGGTGCTGGGCCGCTCGAAAGAGGAAGCCATGGCCAAGGGGCTGAAGTATCTGGATCGGGTGGGCCTGAAGGCGCACGCAGCCAAGTACCCAGGGCAACTGTCGGGCGGTCAGCAGCAGCGCGTGGCTATCGCACGTGCGCTGTCGATGGACCCGATCTGCATGCTGTTCGACGAGCCGACCTCGGCACTGGACCCGGAAATGGTCAACGAAGTGCTCGACGTGATGGTGGAACTGGCCAAGGAAGGCATGACCATGATGTGCGTGACCCACGAAATGGGCTTCGCTCGCAAGGTCGCCAACCGCGTGATCTTCATGGACCAGGGCCGCATCGTTGAAGACTGCGAGAAGGAAGAGTTCTTCGGCAACATCGACGCTCGTTCCGACCGTGCCAAGCAGTTCTTGTCGAAGATCCTGTCGCATTGAAAATCGCTTCACGATCCTACTGCGCGCCCCGATCTTGGCCCTGCGATGCTCGCCGTACCCATGTACGGCTGCGCTTCTCGGACCAACCTTGGGCCGCTCGCTACGGATCGTGAACCGATTTAAGCGCCGGGTTGGAGGCAACAAAAAGCCGCTCTCTCAAGAGCGGCTTTTTTACGGGCACTGCGATGTCAGGTGCAGGCGGTGTTGGCTGCGTTGGCGATCTGCACGGCTTCTGGAATCGGCACCTTCGTCGCCATCGTGGCCTGGCCCGATTCGAACATCAGCAGCTCGCCCGGCACGAATTGCGTCCAGACTTCGTTGTCGGTGAGCGGCGCGGTCGCGATGACGGCCACGCGGTCGGCAGGTGTCGTGTATTTGGCGAAGTCGATCGTCATGTCGGCGTCGATCAAGTGCGCCGTCGAGAACGGCCACTGCCGCACGATGTAATACAGCCGCGTAGAGCAATGCGCAAACTGCGCCTGCCCGTTGCACAGCAGGAAATTGAACACGCCGTAGCGGGTGATTTCCTTGGTGATGTCAGACAGCGCGTAGAACAGTTCGTTGAGCGGCGGCTGCGAACCCGGAAAGCGCTTGCGCAGCGCCTGCATGATGAAGCAGAAGGCGAGTTCGCTGTCGGTATCCCCCACGGGCTGATAGACACCCGAGAGGAACGGCGAGAAGTTCTTCAAATCGCCGTTGTGGGCAAAGATCCAGTGCCGGCCCCACAGCTCGCGCATGAAGGGGTGGCAGTTTTCCAGCCGCACCGTGCCCTGCGTCGCCTTGCGGATGTGCGAGATGACGTTCTTGGACTTGATCGGATAGCGCTTGACCAGCTCCGCCACCGGCGAGGTGCCGGCCGACTGGTTGTCGATGAACAGGCGGCAGGCCTTGTCTTCGAAGAAGGCGACGCCGAAGCCGTCGGCATGGTGGTCGGTCACGCCACCGCGCGCGGCGAACCCGGTGAACGAGAACGTCACATCGGTTGGTTCGGCGCAGTTCATGCCCAGCAGCTGGCACATGGTGGGGGAAAAGTCGGATGCAATAAAATAGCCATTATCCTGCCGGCCGCCGGGGGTGCCAAGCGCCTTCGTCTTCACGGCGCCGCGCCTGGCTGCCGGGCGTTGCGCACATGCCGCAACCCACCCGCACCCGACTGCCTTAACCGGAAGCCATTCCCATGAAGCTCGACCGCACCGCCGCCCGCGCCCTCCTGCTGGAGAGCTACGCCGCCGCCGTGGGCGCGGCCGATCCGCTCAAGATCGTCGCAAACTTCCTCCCGCCACCGCATGTCGGCGGCAAGACGCTGGTGGTTGGCGCCGGCAAGGCGGCTGCCTCGATGGCGCTGGCTGTCGAGCAGGCCTATGCCGGCCGCGCACAGATCGAAGGCGTGGTCGTCACGCGCTATGCGCATGGGCTGCCGACCGAGCACATCCGCGTCATCGAAGCCGGGCACCCGGTGCCGGACGAAGCCGGCGAGCAGGCGGCGCAGGAAATCCTGGATCGCGTCTGCGCGCTTACCGAGAACGACCGCCTGATCGTGCTGGTCTCCGGCGGCGGCTCCAGCCTGCTGTCCCTGCCAGCCGAGGGCATCCCGATGGGCGATCTGAGGGCCGTGACACGCGAACTTCTGCGCTGCGGCGCGCCAATCACCGACATGAACATCGTGCGCAAGCACCTGTCGCGTATTCAGGGCGGGCGGCTAGCCGCTGCATCCCTGGCGCCGGCCACGACGCTGATCGTCTCCGATGTGGCGGGCGACGATCCGAGCGCCATTGCCAGCGGCCCGACCGTGCCGGATGCAAGCACCTACTCCGATGCGCTTGCCATCATCAAGCGGTGGGGCGCACAGATGCCCGATACCGTGCGCGCGCACCTTCAACGTGGAGCACGCGGCGAGATTGCCGAAACGCCCAAGCCCGGCGACGCCTGCTTTGCACGCGTGACCAATCACGTCATCGCCACCGCGCAACAGAGCCTCCAAGCCGGCGCGCAGGTGTTTGCGGCGCGCGGTATCCACACAGCCATCCTTGGCGACACGGTGACCGGCGAGGCTCGCGAGGTCGCCCAGGTATACGGGGCGCTGGCGCGCCAGGTGCGCCAGCACGGCACGCCGTTTGCGGCGCCGGTAGCACTCATCTCCGGCGGCGAATGCACGGTGACGATTCCGCCGGGCCTGACCGGCGGTCGCGGCGGGCGCTGCGCGGAGTTCCTGCTCTCGCTCGGCGTCACGCTCGAAGACATGGGCGACGTCTATGCCCTCGCCGCCGATACAGACGGCATCGACGGATCGGAGGACAATGCGGGGGCGTTGCTCGACCCCGACTCCATCGCTCGCGCGGCCGCCAAGGGCGTCGCCGCCCGCGCCGCGCTCGACGCACATGACGCCTACGGTTTCTTTGCCGCCGCCGATGATCTGATCGTCACCGGCGCGACGCGCACCAACGTCAACGACTACCGCGTCATCCTCATTCTCTGATTCACGTTTTTGCTGACCGCTTCCGCACGCACCATGACCGACACTCTTACGATCGTCCGCCCCGATGACTGGCACCTGCACCTGCGCGATGGCGATGCCCTCGCCGATGTGGTGGGCGACACCGCGCGCCAGTTCGGCCGGGCGATCATCATGCCGAACCTCAAGCCGCCCGTGACCACCACCGCGCAGGCGCGCGCCTACCGCGAGCGCATTCTCGCCGCGTTGCCCGCAGGCACGCAGTTCGAGCCGCTGATGACGCTGTACCTGACAGACAACACCTCGCCCGAGGTGATCCGGGAAGCCCGCGCCAGCGGTTTCATCCACGGCGTGAAGCTGTATCCGGCCGGCGCCACCACCAACAGCGACGCTGGCGTGACGGATTTGCGCCGCTGCGCCAAGACGCTCGAAGCCATGCAGGAAGTCGGTATGCCGTTGCTCGTGCACGGCGAGGTGACCGACCCGACCGTCGACATCTTCGATCGCGAGGCGGTCTTCATCGACACGGTGATGCTGCCGTTGCGCCGCGATTTCCCCGCGCTGAAGGTCGTGTTCGAGCACATCACCACCAAGCACGCTGCCGAATACGTGCGCGATGCGGAGGGCCCGGTTGGCGCGACCATCACTGCGCATCACCTGCTGTACAACCGCAATGCACTGTTTGTCGGCGGCATCCGCCCGCATTACTACTGCCTGCCGGTGCTCAAGCGTGAAACACACCGTCTGGCACTGGTGGCCGCGGCCACCTCGGGCCACCCCCGCTTCTTCCTCGGTACCGACAGCGCGCCGCATGCTAAGGGTGTAAAGGAACACGCCTGCGGTTGCGCCGGCTGCTACACCGCGCTGCACGCCATGGAGCTGTACGCCGAGGCCTTTGAAGACGCCAACGCGCTCGACAAGCTCGAAGGCTTCGCAAGCCTGCACGGGCCGGACTTCTATGGCCTGCCCCGCAACGCCGGCACGCTCACGCTCACGCGCTCGCAGTGGCAGCTTCCCGCCGAAGTCCCGTTCGGCGAGCAGACGCTGGTGCCGTTGCGCGGCGGCGAGATGCTGCGCTGGAAGTCTGTCTGACGGACTTGGCGATTGACTGCTTACGTGCGATCGACTGGAGCCATCCGGCGTTCGCACCGCTCGCGGCGGTCGGCGTCCCAATTGCACGCGCGATTGAGGAAGGCGCCGATCTTCGAGACGCACTGAACGCACATTCGGCCGCGCAGGTAATCCGCACCGCTGGACGCCATGCCCTGCGCTTCGTCCCGCAAGATGCCTTGCCGGCCGACACCGCTTACGAAGCACACATCGCCGCCACCGGTGGGGTGCCGACGCGGGACAACCTCCACGATTTCTTCAACGCGCTGATCTGGCTGCATTGGCCGCATGCCAAGGCGGCTCTCAACGCACGTCAGGCGCGGGCGGTTGCGCAGGATGGGATTGGCGCGGCACGCGGAGCCGTCCGCGATGCCGCCACGTTGCTCGACGAAAACGCCCTGATCTTCCTGCACACCGAAGACGCACCGGAGCGAAGCCTGACCGGCTTCGATTGGCGCGGCTTGTTCGTGGAGGGCAGGGCAGCATGGGGCGCCACCTGCGCCGTTCTGCCGTTCGGTCATGCGCTTCTGGAAAAGCTGGTCGCGCCGTACAAGTCGATCACCGCACATGCGTGGCCGCTGCACGTGGCTGCGTTGCCGGCAGATTGCCCGTCACTCGACGCAGCGCTGGCCGAGACGCTGCTGCACGCCGATCTCGCGCCCCGCCATTTCCGCCCGTTGCCCGTCATGGGGATTCCGGGCTGGTGCGATGCCAATGTCGACGCCGGCTTCTATCTGGATACGACGGTCTTTCGGCCAGGCCGTCGGCGCTTCGTACCTGAACAGTGCTAGACTCGCGCCTCGCGAAGCGGACCAGACAACCGCTGCTTTCGCCGCCTCGTGCGACGGAAGGGGAGGAAAGTCCGGACTCCATAGAGCAGGGTGATGGCTAACGACCATCCACGGTGACGTGCGGAATAGGGCCACAGAGACGAGTCTTCGCCCTAGGCTTCGGCCAGGGCGAAGGGTGAAACGCGGTAACCTCCACCCGGAGCAATCCCAAGTAAGCAGGCGATGAAGCGGCTCGCTGAGTCTGCGGGTAGGGAGCTTGAGCCGGCTGGCAACAGCCGGTCTAGAGGAATGGTTGTCACGCCGCTGGTTTCGGCCACGCGGCGCACAGAATCCGGCTTATCGGTCCGCTTCGCTTCTTATTCCGATGCCGTCGGCTGGCTGGCCAAGTCCACCAGTTCCAATGAGTGCGTGATCTCGGCCGTCTTGGCCAGCATGATCGACGCTGAGCAGTACTTCTCGTGCGAAAGCTGCACGGCGCGTTCCACCGTTTCCCGCTTCAGGTTTCGCCCCGTCACCGTGAAGGTGAAGTGGATGCGCGTGAAGACCTTCGGGTCGGTCTCGGCGCGATCGGCATGCAGCTTGACGCTGCAGCCTTGCACGTCCTGGCGGCCTCGCTTGAGGATCAGCACGACGTCATAGGCGGTGCAGCCGCCGGTGCCCAGCAGGACCATTTCCATCGGGCGCGGTGCGAGGTTGCGGCCGCCCCCGTCGGGCGCACCATCCATCGTGACGAGATGGCCACTGCCGGTTTCCGCCAAAAAGGCCATGCCATCCGGGCCGGTCCAGCTCACTGTGCAATCCATGTCCAATCCTTGTGCAGAGGGTCGGCCAGCGCCGACGAAAAGCCACATTGTAGCCATCGGCCCGCCATGCGTTGCCAGCCTAGGGTGAACGCGGCTTGACAGTGATACCTGCGCAAAAAGGTGCAACCCGTCTTCTGTGCACCCAAATCGCGCCAGAATTCGAGGGATATCTCTAGTGCGCACCAGATCGGAAGATCTGAAAGCTTCGCAAGATATTGATTTTGAAAGGAAATTTTGACATGTTGCCGATGAAATTTGCATTCCGTATTGCGAAATGCAATTTCGTAGTGCAAATTCCCTTGCGCGTGCCCCAGAAATGGGTATAATTTGCACCATTGGATCGGCTGATGCGGTGCAACCCACCAAGTCATCGATCAGCAGGTGTCTCCTCCACCCTCCTCCTTTGGTGGATTCAAACCCAAGCTCAATGGCTTGGGTTTTTTTTGCCTTCAGGATTTGCGCGCACCTTTTCCTTGTGTCAAGGAGACCGTGCACGGTACAATCGAAATCTTTTCCGGATTGCCCGCGGAAAAGAAATTCAGAGAGCCCGCACCAACAAGCGGGAAGGCGGGCCGGCGATGATCTCGCATGAGGTTGCGCAGGCGTCCGCAAGACGATCCGTTCGTGAGCAGTCTGAACGTAAGTTCTCAGCGCGATACGGGTCCACTCGGGCACTGACTCAATATTTGGAAAAATCATGAAGACCTTTTCCGCAAAGCCCCATGAGGTGAAGCGCGATTGGTACGTGATTGACGCGACGGACAAGGTCCTCGGGCGTGTCGCCAGCGAAGTGGCACACCGACTGCGCGGCAAGCACAAGCCCGAATTCACTCCGCACGTCGATACCGGCGATTTCATCATCGTCATCAACGCAGCCAAGCTGCGCGTGACGGGCGCCAAGACGACCGACAAGAAGTACTATCGCCACTCGGGTTACCCGGGCGGTATCTACGAAACGACGTTTGGCAAGATGCAGCAGCGTTTCCCGGGCCGCGCCCTGGAGAAGGCTGTGAAGGGCATGCTGCCGAAGGGTCCGCTGGGCTACGCGATGATCAAGAAGCTGAAGGTTTACGCCGAAGGCTCGCATCCGCACGAAGCTCAGCAGCCGAAAGCGCTGGAAATCTAAGGGGCCTAATCCATGATCGGAAACTGGAACTATGGCACCGGCCGCCGCAAGAGCGCTGTGGCACGTGTCTTCATCAAGTCCGGCAAGGGCGACATCATTGTCAACGGCAAGGCCATCAACGAGTACTTCGCTCGTGAAACCTCGCTGATGATCGTGCGTCAGCCGCTGGAACTGACCAACCACGCAGCTACGTTCGACATCAAGGTGAACGTGGTCGGCGGCGGGGAAACCGGCCAAGCCGGTGCGGTGCGCCACGGCATCACCCGCGCCCTGATCGACTACGATGCAACGCTCAAGCCCGCCCTGTCGAAGGCCGGTCTGGTGACGCGCGATGCACGCGAAGTCGAGCGTAAGAAGGTTGGTCTGCGCAAGGCCCGCCGCGCCAAGCAGTTCTCGAAGCGTTAATCCGCTTCCTGCTGCTTCAGCAAAAAACCACACCCTCGGGTGTGGTTTTTTGTTTTTGAGGATTCGAACCAAACAGTGTGATCTTTGCGGCGCCTTGCTTACCCTTTGCAACAGCTCCGACATGTCCCCGGGACTACAATTCACATTTCGTTAGCGTTCGGCCCGTATGATGCAATCCGCTGTTTCTCCTAATCCGATTCTGATCTGCAAGGCGGGTCAGGAGACGTGCGCATGAAGGCGCGTCGCTTGCTGCGTCGCGCTTCCGTGCTCGCGCCGAACGTCACGGTACGTTCGCGCTTGCCTTGGCCTGTAACGGTGTTGTTGATTGCGGTGGTACTTGGGCTTGCGGCCGCGGCGGCGCTGTGGGCGTTCGAAGAAGGGCGCCGCCTGACCGGTCCGCACGATGCTGATTTGCGTGCAATGAACCGCGAGCTGACCGCCAAGCTGGCTGCCGTGCAGGCCGAACGAGACAAGCTTTCTGCATCCGCCGGCACCGTGGACGCACGTCTGGGGATCGCCGAAGGTGCCCAGGCGCAAATGGCGGAGCAACTCAAGGCGCTGGAAACCGAAAACGCGCAGTTGAAGGAGGATCTGGCTTTCTTTGACAGCCTATTGCCGGCGCCCACCAATTCCGCCGGTATCTACGTGCGCAGCTTCCGCATCGCGCCGGACGAGGCACAGCCGACACGCATGCGCTTCCGGGTTCTGCTGATGCAGGGAGGCGGAAAGGCGTTCGCGCCGGTCTCCGAATTCGAGGGGCAATTGGCGCTCACGCTGAACGTCGTGCAGGGCGGCAAAGCTGCTACGATCGATTTCCCGGGCACGGTGGCCAGCGGATCGCCCGCCACCAGCGCCCGCGTCAAGCTCACGCACTACCAGCGCCTCGAGGGCTGGGTGGATGTGCCCCCTGGCACCACGGTGCAATCGGTGATGGTAAAAGTGCTGCAGAACGGCAAGATCAAAGCGAGCCAGAGTTTTTCCATCTGACAGGCATTGTCCTGTCGAGGATCCGTACACAGAGGAGTCGACGATGCTGTTTGGCAAAAAGAAAGGGCTGGCGATCGAAACGCTACTGGGGGCCCGTACCAAGCTGGAGGGGGATCTGCGCTTCTCGGGCGGTCTGCGAATCGACGGCGAAATCAAGGGCAACATCTATGGCGATCCTGACAAGCCCAGCATGTTGGTCATTACTGACAGCGCCCGTGTCGAGGGCGAAGTGCACGTCGGCCATCTG encodes:
- the pyrC gene encoding dihydroorotase, yielding MTDTLTIVRPDDWHLHLRDGDALADVVGDTARQFGRAIIMPNLKPPVTTTAQARAYRERILAALPAGTQFEPLMTLYLTDNTSPEVIREARASGFIHGVKLYPAGATTNSDAGVTDLRRCAKTLEAMQEVGMPLLVHGEVTDPTVDIFDREAVFIDTVMLPLRRDFPALKVVFEHITTKHAAEYVRDAEGPVGATITAHHLLYNRNALFVGGIRPHYYCLPVLKRETHRLALVAAATSGHPRFFLGTDSAPHAKGVKEHACGCAGCYTALHAMELYAEAFEDANALDKLEGFASLHGPDFYGLPRNAGTLTLTRSQWQLPAEVPFGEQTLVPLRGGEMLRWKSV
- a CDS encoding DUF3025 domain-containing protein produces the protein MAIDCLRAIDWSHPAFAPLAAVGVPIARAIEEGADLRDALNAHSAAQVIRTAGRHALRFVPQDALPADTAYEAHIAATGGVPTRDNLHDFFNALIWLHWPHAKAALNARQARAVAQDGIGAARGAVRDAATLLDENALIFLHTEDAPERSLTGFDWRGLFVEGRAAWGATCAVLPFGHALLEKLVAPYKSITAHAWPLHVAALPADCPSLDAALAETLLHADLAPRHFRPLPVMGIPGWCDANVDAGFYLDTTVFRPGRRRFVPEQC
- a CDS encoding OsmC family protein, which encodes MDCTVSWTGPDGMAFLAETGSGHLVTMDGAPDGGGRNLAPRPMEMVLLGTGGCTAYDVVLILKRGRQDVQGCSVKLHADRAETDPKVFTRIHFTFTVTGRNLKRETVERAVQLSHEKYCSASIMLAKTAEITHSLELVDLASQPTASE
- the rplM gene encoding 50S ribosomal protein L13, which encodes MKTFSAKPHEVKRDWYVIDATDKVLGRVASEVAHRLRGKHKPEFTPHVDTGDFIIVINAAKLRVTGAKTTDKKYYRHSGYPGGIYETTFGKMQQRFPGRALEKAVKGMLPKGPLGYAMIKKLKVYAEGSHPHEAQQPKALEI
- the rpsI gene encoding 30S ribosomal protein S9 — its product is MIGNWNYGTGRRKSAVARVFIKSGKGDIIVNGKAINEYFARETSLMIVRQPLELTNHAATFDIKVNVVGGGETGQAGAVRHGITRALIDYDATLKPALSKAGLVTRDAREVERKKVGLRKARRAKQFSKR
- a CDS encoding DUF6776 family protein; translation: MKARRLLRRASVLAPNVTVRSRLPWPVTVLLIAVVLGLAAAAALWAFEEGRRLTGPHDADLRAMNRELTAKLAAVQAERDKLSASAGTVDARLGIAEGAQAQMAEQLKALETENAQLKEDLAFFDSLLPAPTNSAGIYVRSFRIAPDEAQPTRMRFRVLLMQGGGKAFAPVSEFEGQLALTLNVVQGGKAATIDFPGTVASGSPATSARVKLTHYQRLEGWVDVPPGTTVQSVMVKVLQNGKIKASQSFSI
- a CDS encoding bactofilin family protein; this translates as MLFGKKKGLAIETLLGARTKLEGDLRFSGGLRIDGEIKGNIYGDPDKPSMLVITDSARVEGEVHVGHLILNGTVVGPVHVAELLELQPKARIEGNVQYAALEMHQGAVVMGTLTHAAPGDVKLLPNLKLASNQD